Proteins from a single region of Mumia flava:
- a CDS encoding TetR family transcriptional regulator, whose product MTGPGARESRDAVTAAAAELFAERGYASVTIRDIAEAAGVSPALVMKCGGSKKELFLRVATVTAPPLPDVPAHRLGETLVAALVERYTVDAVEPLTRAVLLRLSAPEPDAVRERFVAEYLVPLTARLDGPDAAVRAELALAALAGLATTQRILQLPRSREALDSVVARYAPVVQALLDG is encoded by the coding sequence GTGACCGGACCGGGCGCCCGGGAGTCGCGCGACGCCGTCACCGCCGCGGCCGCCGAGCTCTTCGCCGAGCGAGGGTACGCCTCGGTCACGATCCGCGACATCGCCGAGGCCGCCGGCGTCTCCCCTGCGCTCGTGATGAAGTGCGGGGGCAGCAAGAAGGAGCTGTTCCTGCGGGTCGCGACCGTCACCGCGCCACCACTCCCCGACGTCCCGGCGCACCGGCTCGGGGAGACGCTCGTCGCGGCGCTGGTCGAGCGCTACACCGTCGACGCCGTCGAGCCGCTGACGCGCGCGGTCCTGCTCCGGTTGTCGGCGCCCGAGCCCGACGCCGTGCGGGAGCGGTTCGTGGCGGAGTACCTCGTACCGCTCACAGCTCGGCTCGACGGCCCGGACGCGGCCGTACGGGCCGAGCTGGCCCTGGCAGCACTCGCCGGGCTCGCGACCACCCAGCGGATCCTGCAGCTGCCGCGGTCCCGCGAGGCGCTGGACTCCGTCGTCGCCCGCTACGCCCCCGTCGTCCAGGCCCTCCTCGACGGCTGA